Proteins from a single region of Neodiprion virginianus isolate iyNeoVirg1 chromosome 4, iyNeoVirg1.1, whole genome shotgun sequence:
- the LOC124304021 gene encoding nicotinate phosphoribosyltransferase isoform X2 has protein sequence MSADMDMPRGQMRQNSVVQPLLTDIEYLKSTLPASVEPEFYEYLRNLTAQDVTLYAIEEGSVVFPRVPLIRVQGPLIMVQLLETTLLTLVNYASLMATNAARYRMVAGKNVSLLEFGLRRAQGPDGGLSASKYSYIGGFDGTSNVLAGKLFGIPVKGTHAHAYITSFTGVEDLQNKTLVHKETGITCDLLALAYTYRDSIASELGALVSEASDGELAALISFAIALPEGFMALVDTYDVKSIEASAKRQAHIGSLNVKPKLLTNGLAYGASKSVLNGGKNGLLISNSTMYCNNGCLKRGELGELYVRSGLLNFCAVALALSDLGYQAIGIRIDSGDLAYLSMTAREVFEKIAVKYNLPWFAKLTIVASNDINEETILSLNEQGHKIDCFGIGTHLVTCQKQPALGCVYKMVEINDQPRIKLSQDVGKVTMPGKKNAYRLYGADGHALIDLLQRSIEDPPQVGNKVLCRHPFQESKRAYVIPTRVESLYKVYWENGKICTPLPTLEETKNRVQVSLRTLRNDHKRNLNPTPYKVAVSDDLYNFIHDLWLQNAPIGELS, from the exons ATATTGAGTACCTGAAGTCAACTCTGCCAGCTTCTGTTGAACCCGAATTTTACGAATACCTAAGGAATCTTACCGCACAAGATGTAACCTTATACGCTATCGAAGAGGGATCAGTTGTATTTCCAAG GGTACCATTGATCAGAGTACAAGGTCCTTTGATAATGGTACAGCTTTTAGAAACAACCTTGTTAACATTGGTGAATTATGCAAGTTTAATGGCAACAAATGCTGCCAGATATCGAATGGTTGCGGGAAAAAATGTATCCTTGTTGGAATTTGGCCTCAGAAGAGCACAAGGGCCTGACGGTGGACTGAGTGCCTCGAAATACAGCTACATTG GTGGTTTCGATGGGACAAGTAATGTCTTGGCAGGAAAATTATTTGGGATACCAGTGAAAGGGACCCATGCACATGCATATATTACTTCCTTCACTGGCGTCGAGGACTTACAGAATAAA ACATTGGTTCACAAAGAGACAGGTATAACTTGTGATCTCTTGGCTCTTGCTTACACTTATCGTGATTCTATCGCCTCTGAATTGGGAGCTTTAGTGTCTGAAGCATCGGATGGAGAACTAGCGGCCTTGATAAGCTTTGCAATTGCTTTGCCAGAAGGATTCATGGCCCTAGTAGACACGTACGATGTTAAGAG CATAGAAGCATCGGCCAAGCGACAGGCGCACATAGGCAGTCTAAATGTAAAGCCTAAACTTCTAACTAACGGACTTGCTTATGGGGCAAGTAAGTCAGTGCTTAATGGTGGAAAAAATGGCCTGCTAATATCAAATTCTACGATGTATTGCAACAATGGCTGTTTAAAAAGAGGTGAATTGGGTGAGCTCTATGTGAG GAGCGGGCTGTTGAATTTCTGCGCTGTGGCATTGGCGCTGTCTGACCTGGGTTACCAAGCAATCGGTATTCGCATCGATAGTGGAGATTTAGCCTACTTGAGTATGACTGCACGagaagtatttgaaaaaattgcagtcAAATATAATTTACCATGGTTTGCTAAGCTGACGATAGTTGCTTCCAATGATATTAATGAAGAGACTATATTAAGCTTGAACGAACAG GGGCACAAGATTGACTGTTTTGGAATTGGAACACATTTGGTAACATGTCAAAAGCAACCTGCATTGGGATGTGTTTATAAAATGGTGGAAATAAATGACCAGCCAAGAATAAAACTTAGTCAGGATGTCGGCAAAGTAACAATGCCTGGTAAAAAGAATGCTTATAGATTATATGGCGCTGATGGACATGCATTAATTGATTTGTTACAAAGATCCATAGAGGATCCGCCGCAAGTGGGGAATAAAGTTCTGTGCAGACACCCATTCCAAGAATCGAAACGGGCGTATGTTATTCCAACACGCGTAGAGTCACTGTACAAG GTATACTGGGAGAATGGTAAGATATGCACTCCGTTACCGACGCTAGAAGAAACTAAAAATAGAGTACAAGTTTCCCTTCGAACATTACGTAACGACCACAAACGAAATTTGAATCCAACACCTTACAAG GTTGCAGTCAGTGATGATTTGTACAACTTTATCCATGATTTGTGGCTACAGAATGCACCGATTGGTGAACTTTCATAG